Proteins co-encoded in one Brassica rapa cultivar Chiifu-401-42 chromosome A02, CAAS_Brap_v3.01, whole genome shotgun sequence genomic window:
- the LOC103851667 gene encoding trafficking protein particle complex subunit 5, with protein sequence MIGVGKMKLYSNVLDKPLSKGKQEVSLSAFAFLFSELVQYNQTQVDNIAELERRLEDAGYAVGARVLELLCNREKGNRRETRLLGILSFVHSTVWKVLFGKVADSLEKGTEHEDEYMISEKELLVNRFISIPKDMGTFNCGAFVAGIVKGVLDNAGFPAVVTAHFVPIEGQQRPRTTILIKFADEVLKREARLSQ encoded by the exons atgatcgGAGTGGGGAAGATGAAACTGTACTCAAACGTACTCGACAAGCCACTCAGCAAAGGCAAACAAGAG GTGAGCTTGAGCGCATTTGCCTTCTTGTTCTCGGAGCTCGTTCAGTACAATCAAACCCAGGTTGACAACATTGCTGAGCTTGAAAGAAG ACTAGAGGATGCTGGGTATGCAGTTGGAGCTCGAGTCTTGGAGCTTCTTTGCAACCGAGAGAAG GGAAACCGAAGAGAGACACGACTACTAGGAATCTTGTCGTTTGTCCACAGCACCGTCTGGAAGGTCTTGTTTGGAAAG GTTGCTGATTCACTTGAGAAAGGAACTGAACATGAAGATGAGTACATGATCAGTGAGAAGGAGCTTCTCGTCAACAG GTTCATATCGATTCCAAAAGACATGGGAACATTCAACTGCGGGGCGTTTGTGGCCGGCATAGTTAAG GGAGTTCTGGATAACGCAGGGTTTCCTGCTGTGGTAACGGCTCATTTTGTACCCATTGAAGGACAACAACGCCCTCGGACTACCATCTTGATCAAGTTTGCTGATGAG GTGCTTAAAAGAGAAGCACGGCTAAGCCAATGA
- the LOC103851666 gene encoding replication termination factor 2 — translation MHFRRQIIVKSPYSQQTVALQLDPSQSVLTLSALTSLLESSQRQSLSDFSVALNEKPLNASTRIKASNLPPVSMLAVYPRLLGGGGDGGATGAESRDCYLNMYAEKKPDKVDPNEQRLSKWLNCALSNEPLAEPCVIDLLGNLFNKEALVNALLLKRLPKQFSYIKGLKDMVNIKLADVVGFDGDTTSAKFQCPVSGLEFNGKYKFFALRGCGHVMSAKALKEVKSCSCLVCHADVKDSDKIVVNGTEEEVGLLRERMEEEKAKLREKKGASKKSKNGVAVVVDAGVKVGKRQMDDVNVNGNGVTVKKFKAGDAVPVNATKEVYASLFTSSKKKSDFRETYSCRSLPLGRN, via the coding sequence ATGCACTTCCGGCGACAGATCATCGTCAAATCTCCTTACTCTCAACAAACCGTCGCACTGCAATTAGACCCTTCGCAATCTGTGTTAACTCTCTCAGCTCTCACTTCCTTACTCGAATCATCGCAGCGTCAATCGTTATCAGACTTCTCCGTCGCTCTAAATGAGAAGCCTCTGAACGCCTCTACACGGATCAAAGCATCTAACCTCCCTCCCGTCTCCATGCTCGCTGTTTACCCTCGCCTCCTTGGAGGTGGAGGAGATGGCGGTGCGACGGGAGCAGAGTCTCGTGATTGCTACCTCAACATGTACGCTGAGAAGAAGCCTGACAAGGTCGATCCCAACGAGCAGAGGCTCTCTAAATGGCTTAACTGCGCCTTGTCTAACGAGCCTCTGGCTGAGCCTTGCGTGATTGATCTCCTCGGGAACTTGTTCAACAAAGAAGCTTTGGTGAACGCTCTGTTGTTGAAGAGGTTGCCTAAGCAGTTCTCTTACATTAAGGGTTTGAAGGATATGGTGAATATCAAGCTCGCGGATGTGGTTGGTTTCGATGGAGACACGACCAGTGCTAAGTTTCAGTGTCCGGTCTCAGGGCTTGAATTTAACGGAAAGTATAAGTTTTTCGCTCTGAGAGGGTGTGGGCATGTGATGAGTGCGAAGGCGTTGAAGGAAGTGAAGTCTTGTTCGTGTTTGGTGTGTCATGCGGATGTTAAAGATTCGGATAAGATTGTGGTAAACGGTACGGAGGAGGAGGTGGGCTTGTTGAGGGAGAGGATGGAGGAGGAGAAGGCAAAGCTGAGGGAGAAGAAAGGTGCTTCAAAGAAGAGCAAGAACGGTGTTGCTGTGGTGGTTGATGCAGGTGTGAAGGTGGGAAAGAGACAGATGGATGATGTGAATGTGAATGGGAATGGCGTTACTGTGAAGAAATTCAAGGCGGGGGATGCAGTGCCGGTTAATGCTACCAAGGAAGTCTATGCTTCTCTCTTTACTTCCTCCAAGAAGAAGTCTGATTTCAGAGAGACTTACTCTTGCAGGTCACTTCCTCTCGGCAGGAACTGA
- the LOC103851670 gene encoding transcription factor bHLH82: MGNENVERKGEFINQNNNDFFLDSMSMLSSLPPCWDSSLPPPHPPPPHALTVDASFPDQFHQPQESGGPTIGSQDGLQGQGTVSTTSAPVARQKPRVRARRGQATDPHSIAERLRRERIAERMKSLQELVPNTNKTDKASMLDEIIEYVRFLQLQVKVLSMSRLGGAGAVGPRLNGLTSEVGGRLNALSGPCNGLNGKGNATGSSNESLRSTENRVAKLMEEDMGSAMQYLQGKGLCLMPISLATAMSSSSNNSRGALFNPKSNVLAAEEANVAAVAPPEDSSPMDDVSASKG; encoded by the exons ATGGGAAATGAGAATGTAGAAAGAAAGGGAGAGTTCATAAACCAAAACAACAATGACTTCTTCCTTGATTCAATGTCAATGCTCTCCTCTCTCCCTCCTTGCTGGGACTCTTCTCTTCCCCctcctcatcctcctcctccgcaCGCTCTCACCGTCGACGCCTCTTTCCCCGACCAGTTCCATCAACCTCAG GAGTCAGGTGGTCCAACAATAGGCAGCCAAGATGGGTTGCAGGGACAAGGGACAGTCTCGACCACGAGTGCACCTGTGGCTCGTCAAAAGCCAAGGGTGCGAGCTAGGAGAGGTCAAGCCACCGATCCTCACAGCATCGCTGAGCGG TTGAGAAGAGAACGTATTGCAGAGCGTATGAAGTCTCTTCAAGAACTGGTTCCCAATACCAACAAG ACGGACAAGGCATCGATGCTGGACGAGATCATCGAGTATGTAAGATTCCTTCAGCTGCAAGTCAAGGTACTAAGCATGAGCAGATTGGGAGGTGCAGGTGCAGTTGGTCCACGCCTCAACGGTCTCACTTCCGAG GTAGGAGGACGGCTCAACGCCCTCTCTGGACCGTGCAATGGCTTAAACGGGAAAGGAAACGCAACAGGATCTTCCAACGAGAGCCTAAGGTCCACAGAAAATAGGGTGGCAAAACTGATGGAAGAAGACATGGGATCTGCAATGCAGTACCTTCAAGGGAAAGGGCTTTGCTTAATGCCCATCTCTCTCGCAACTGCAATGTCATCTTCATCTAATAACTCTCGTGGAGCTCTCTTTAACCCCAAATCCAATGTGTTAGCAGCAGAGGAGGCAAATGTAGCAGCAGTTGCTCCACCTGAAGACTCCTCTCCTATGGATGATGTATCTGCCTCCAAGGGCTAA
- the LOC103851671 gene encoding reticulon-like protein B21 → MDPSISRRRRTGVGGAVTAVTRMQSDDEEQVISNKSIVKTIYLHAAEEDKTPNKQMSLKEATLVGVNGQRRPLKLTRTRSIGSTPPMTPRRSISSDVNDKALTVSVAAKKKVRSDSVEGVEKKTPGRVRKTRSELCTAVVSSSEFDSVPLRKVSSLPAHGSEKANEKTEDVHVKTEETVDEKPQITEEVKEFDVCQEIVVDHEEEEEEEEEVEKEEDKEVEKQSIDVKEMNFAKESSENRDESKQYRQFQNGTVTSPSAVRKVPPPAVIKRATSVYSVPSSKDTYTEEEDNFTHPHSKLQSLEDLVMWRDASRSTLVFGFGTFLIISSSYANDLNFSFISVVAYMGLIYLGVTFVFHSLMRRGVVEEMHKGVGVREEDVKRVLRLIMPYVNESLLQLRALFSGDPSTTLKMGVVLFILARWGPSITLWNLAKFGFLGAFTVPKIFISYSTHFSAYGIFWLRRFKDAWETCNHKKAVALALFTLVWNLSSVVARVWAAFMLFVAFRYYQQNMIWTTDQDDDEDEEEDVVDNEEEEEEQVLKLKRDSYMMMMPNKLKKIS, encoded by the exons ATGGACCCAAGCATCAGTAGAAGAAGAAGGACTGGGGTTGGAGGAGCCGTTACTGCTGTAACGAGAATGCAGAGCGACGATGAGGAACAAGTTATTAGTAATAAATCTATCGTCAAGACCATTTATCTTCATGCTGCTGAAGAAGACAAGACTCCTAACAAGCAGATGAGCTTAAAGGAAGCTACTTTGGTGGGCGTTAACGGGCAGAGACGGCCTCTGAAGCTCACGAGGACGAGATCGATCGGTTCTACTCCTCCGATGACGCCGAGGAGATCGATCTCTAGTGACGTAAATGACAAGGCTTTGACTGTGTCTGTGGCGGCGAAGAAGAAGGTGAGATCTGATTCGGTAGAAGGGGTTGAGAAGAAGACTCCGGGTCGGGTTAGGAAGACCCGATCGGAGCTTTGCACGGCGGTCGTCAGCTCCAGTGAATTTGATTCAGTTCCGTTAAGGAAGGTGAGCTCATTGCCAGCTCACGGTTCCGAGAAAGCTAATGAGAAAACAGAGGATGTACATGTAAAAACAGAGGAGACCGTAGACGAGAAGCCACAGATCACAGAGGAAGTCAAGGAGTTCGATGTCTGTCAGGAGATAGTCGTCGATcacgaggaggaagaggaggaggaggaggaagtggagaaGGAGGAGGATAAAGAAGTGGAAAAGCAGAGTATTGATGTAAAAGAGATGAACTTTGCGAAGGAGAGTAGCGAAAACAGAGATGAGAGTAAACAGTACCGTCAATTTCAAAACGGAACCGTTACATCGCCGTCAGCCGTCCGTAAAGTTCCGCCGCCGGCGGTGATCAAAAGGGCAACTTCGGTTTACTCGGTCCCATCAAGCAAAG ATACGTATACAGAGGAAGAAGATAACTTTACTCATCCACACAGCAAACTACAGAGCCTGG AGGATCTTGTGATGTGGAGAGATGCATCAAGGTCGACGCTTGTGTTCGGTTTCGGGACATTCCTCATCATCTCTTCTTCATACGCCAATGATCTCAACTTCAG CTTCATATCAGTGGTAGCGTATATGGGACTCATCTATCTCGGCGTCACTTTCGTATTCCACTCTCTGATGCGCAG GGGAGTAGTGGAGGAGATGCATAAAGGGGTTGGAGTGAGAGAGGAAGATGTGAAGAGGGTGCTCAGACTCATAATGCCGTACGTCAACGAGTCTCTCCTTCAACTCAGAGCCCTTTTCTCCGGCGATCCCTCCACCACCCTCAAG ATGGGAGTGGTGCTGTTCATCTTGGCCAGATGGGGCCCTTCTATCACTCTTTGGAACCTTGCCAAATTTG GCTTTCTGGGAGCATTTACAGTGCCTAAAATCTTCATCTCCTACTCAACCCACTTCTCTGCTTACG GTATATTTTGGCTGAGGAGATTCAAGGACGCATGGGAAACGTGCAACCACAAAAAGGCTGTGGCTTTGGCACTCTTCACCCTCGTCTGGAACCTCTCATCCGTTGTTGCACGTGTCTGGGCAGCTTTCATGTTATTCGTTGCTTTTAGATATTATCAGCAAAATATGATTTGGACCACTGAccaagatgatgatgaagatgaagaagaagatgtagtagacaacgaagaagaagaagaagaacaagtacTTAAACTTAAAAGAGATTCTTATATGATGATGATGCCGAATAAACTAAAgaaaatttcttaa
- the LOC103851673 gene encoding GTPase HflX — translation MSSFLFPSSSPIPKPHWRGNSIPRPNRPITLSLLHGNSYSWRLSCKLSLDFEESVEEDEIPQFLDFSAEEEEEPSLEKETVSAPTTTLMQRKKKKGDEESLEDRFKLRNGKEVFEEKAYLVGVERKGDGECLFDIEESLEELEQLADTAGLMVVGSTYQKLASPNPRTYIGSGKVSEIKSAINALDVETVIFDDELSPGQLRNLEKAFGGDVRVCDRTALILDIFNQRAATHEAALQVALAQMEYQLPRLTRMWTHLERQSGGQVKGMGEKQIEVDKRILRTQIGVLKKELESVRKHRKQYRSRRVAIPVPVVSLVGYTNAGKSTLLNQLTGANVLAENRLFATLDPTTRRVQMHNGKEFLLTDTVGFIQKLPTTLVAAFRATLEEISESSLLVHVVDISHPLANQQIEAVEKVMSELDVSSIPKLVVWNKVDRVDDPHKIKLEAEEHGDVICISALTGEGLDKFCNAVHEKLKDSMVWVEALLPFDKGDLLSTIHKVGMVKETEYTENGTLVRAHVPLRFAQLLKPMRHLVKEASYAKKGEIES, via the exons ATGAGCTcgtttttgtttccttcttcttctccgattCCCAAACCTCACTGGCGCGGGAACTCCATCCCTAGACCTAATCGCCCGATTACACTCTCTCTTCTTCACGGAAACTCCTATTCGTGGAGGTTATCTTGTAAACTCAGTCTCGATTTCGAGGAAAGCGTGGAGGAAGATGAAATCCCTCAGTTTCTCGACTTCTCTgccgaggaggaggaggagcctaGTTTGGAGAAGGAAACGGTTTCTGCTCCAACTACGACGCTGatgcagaggaagaagaagaaaggagatGAAGAGAGCTTAGAAGATAGATTCAAGCTCAGAAATGGAAAAGAG GTGTTTGAGGAGAAGGCGTATCTAGTGGGAGTTGAAAGAAAGGGTGACGGAGAGTGTTTGTTTGATATAGAGGAGTCTCTTGAGGAGCTGGAACAGCTTGCGGATACTGCTGGCCTTATGGTCGTTGGTTCTACCTACCAAAA GCTAGCTTCCCCAAATCCTAGAACTTACATTGGGTCCGGAAAGGTCTCTGAGATCAAAAGCGCTATTAATGCACTCGACGTTGAGACTGTGATATTTGACGATGAGCTTTCACCAGG gCAATTGCGTAATTTGGAAAAGGCTTTTGGTGGGGATGTTCGAGTTTGTGACCGCACCGCTCTTATCTTGGATATTTTCAACCAAAGGGCCGCAACTCATGAAGCAGCCTTGCAG GTTGCTCTAGCACAGATGGAGTACCAGTTACCACGACTAACTAGAATGTGGACTCATCTTGAGCGTCAATCTGGTGGTCAAGTTAAGGGTATGGGAGAAAAACAAATTGAAGTTGATAAGCGTATTCTGCGTACTCAA ATTGGAGTTCTCAAAAAAGAGTTGGAATCTGTTAGAAAGCATCGGAAGCAGTATAGAAGCAGGCGTGTTGCTATACCTGTTCCTGTTGTATCTTTG GTTGGTTACACAAACGCTGGAAAGAGTACACTTTTGAACCAATTGACTGGTGCTAATGTACTCGCTGAAAATCGTTTGTTTGCGACCCTTGATCCAACTACGAGAAGGGTTCAG ATGCACAACGGGAAGGAGTTTCTTCTCACAGATACTGTTGGTTTTATTCAAAAGCTACCAACCACCTTG GTTGCTGCTTTCAGAGCAACACTCGAAGAGATATCAGAGTCGTCCCTTTTGGTTCATGTTGTTGACATCAG CCACCCACTGGCAAATCAACAAATAGAAGCTGTAGAAAAGGTCATGTCTGAACTCGATGTTTCATCAATCCCAAAATTGGTTGTGTGGAATAAG GTTGATAGAGTGGATGATCCTCACAAGATTAAGCTGGAAGCAGAGGAACATGGGGATGTAATTTGTATATCTGCTCTGACTGGAGAAGGACTAGACAAATTCTGCAATGCTGTTCATGAGAAGCTTAAG GATTCAATGGTTTGGGTTGAAGCCCTTTTGCCATTTGATAAAGGGGACCTTCTAAGCACCATACACAAGGTTGGAATGGTGAAAGAAACT GAGTACACAGAGAACGGCACGCTTGTTAGGGCACACGTTCCGCTTCGGTTTGCACAGCTGCTTAAACCTATGAGACACTTGGTCAAAGAAGCGTCTTATGCAAAGAAGGGTGAAATAGAATCATAG
- the LOC103851674 gene encoding probable cyclic nucleotide-gated ion channel 5 isoform X2 → MAGKPQTFVSVDDLDFKLPSSSSLTRQHNYSSSISGPLHPIQGSHNTSGSFKKRFQKGSKGLKSIGRSLGFGVYRAVFPEDLKVSEKKIFDPQDKTLLFCNKLFVISCILSVFVDPFFFYLPVIDGESKCLGIDRKLAITATTFRTFIDVFYLAHMALQLRTAYIAPSSRVFGRGELVIDPAQIAKRYLQRWFIIDFLSVLPVPQIVVWRFLQSSRGSDVLATKQALLFIVLVQYIPRFLRVLPLTSELKRTAGVFAETAWAGAAYYLMLYMLASHIVGAFWYLLALERNDACWQEACSDAGKKICTTGFLYCGNQNMDGYDVWNKTKEAVLESRCRADLDDPNPPFDFGIYTQALSSGIVSSQKFITKYCYCLWWGLQNLSTLGQGLETSTYPLEIMFSITLAISGLILFALLIGNMQTYLQSLTIRLEEMRVKRRDSEQWMHHRMLPQDLRQRVRRYDQYKWLETRGVDEEYLVQNLPKDLRRDIKRHLCLALVRRVPLFESMDDKLLDAICMRLKPCLFTESTYLVREGDPVDEMLFIIRGRLESVTTDGGRSGFFNYSLLKEGEFCGEELLTWALDPKSGVNLPSSTRTVKALTEVEAFALASEELKFVASQFRRLHSRQVQHTFRFYSHQWRTWAACFIQAAWRRYCKRKKMEEAEAEAVPMSTTGSSSSMGAAFLVTKFAASALRTIHRNRNTRIRELVKLQKPPEPDFTAEDAD, encoded by the exons ATGGCAGGCAAACCACAAACTTTTGTGAG CGTGGATGATCTGGACTTTAAGctgccatcatcatcatctctaaCCCGCCAACACAACTACTCCTCAAGTATCAGTGGACCACTCCACCCCATTCAAGGAAGCCACAACACATCTGGATCCTTCAAGAAACGTTTCCAAAAAGGTTCCAAAGGACTTAAATCCATAGGCCGTTCGCTTGGTTTCGGTGTTTATAGAGCTGTCTTCCCTGAAGACCTCAAAGTATCCgagaagaagatatttgatCCTCAGGACAAAACTCTCTTGTTCTGCAATAAGCTGTTTGTTATCTCGTGTATTCTCTCGGTGTTCGTGGACCCTTTCTTCTTCTACCTTCCTGTGATCGATGGTGAGTCCAAGTGCCTCGGTATTGACCGGAAGCTTGCTATCACGGCGACTACGTTTAGGACTTTCATCGATGTGTTTTATCTCGCTCACATGGCTCTCCAGCTTAGGACTGCTTATATTGCACCCTCCTCCAGGGTCTTTGGGCGTGGTGAGCTTGTGATAGATCCTGCGCAGATAGCAAAGAGATATTTGCAGCGGTGGTTTATCATTGATTTCCTCTCTGTACTTCCTGTCCCTCAG aTTGTAGTGTGGAGGTTCTTGCAAAGCTCAAGGGGATCAGATGTATTGGCTACAAAGCAGGCCTTGCTTTTCATTGTTTTGGTTCAGTATATACCGCGGTTTCTTCGTGTCTTGCCCTTGACATCAGAACTGAAAAGGACAGCAGGTGTCTTTGCAGAGACTGCTTGGGCTGGTGCTGCTTATTATCTGATGTTATATATGCTTGCAAGTCAT ATAGTTGGAGCGTTTTGGTACCTTTTAGCGTTAGAACGCAACGATGCCTGTTGGCAGGAGGCTTGTAGTGACGCAGGGAAGAAAATTTGCACAACAGGTTTCTTGTACTGTGGGAATCAAAACATGGACGGCTATGATGTTTGGAACAAGACCAAAGAAGCTGTTCTTGAGTCCAGGTGCCGCGCTGACCTCGATGATCCTAATCCTCCATTTGACTTTGGGATTTATACACAAGCTTTATCTTCTGGCATTGTCTCCTCTCAAAAGTTCATCACAAAGTATTGTTATTGCTTGTGGTGGGGCCTTCAGAACTTGAG TACACTTGGACAAGGGCTTGAAACCAGTACATACCCATTGGAGATTATGTTCTCCATCACTCTGGCCATCTCCGGGTTGATTCTCTTTGCTCTCCTCATCGGAAACATGCAG ACATATCTCCAATCTCTTACCATCCGGCTGGAAGAAATGAGAGTGAAGAGGCGTGATTCAGAACAATGGATGCATCACAGGATGTTACCACAAGATCTTAGGCAGCGTGTGAGACGCTATGACCAGTATAAATGGCTGGAGACACGTGGTGTAGATGAAGAGTATCTCGTTCAGAATCTCCCCAAGGATCTCAGGAGAGACATCAAGCGCCATCTTTGTCTTGCTTTAGTGCGCAGG GTTCCATTGTTTGAGAGCATGGACGACAAGCTTCTTGATGCGATCTGCATGCGGCTAAAACCATGCTTGTTCACAGAGAGCACCTACTTAGTCCGAGAAGGAGACCCTGTAGACGAGATGCTATTCATCATACGTGGCCGCCTCGAGAGTGTGACAACAGATGGAGGCAGGAGCGGTTTCTTCAACTACAGTCTCCTCAAAGAAGGAGAGTTCTGCGGTGAAGAGCTTCTGACATGGGCACTGGATCCAAAATCAGGTGTGAACCTCCCGTCTTCCACCAGAACCGTGAAGGCTCTGACAGAGGTAGAGGCCTTTGCGCTGGCCTCAGAGGAGCTGAAGTTTGTAGCGAGCCAGTTCAGGCGTTTACATAGCAGGCAAGTGCAGCACACGTTCAGGTTTTACTCTCACCAGTGGAGGACTTGGGCTGCTTGCTTTATCCAGGCTGCATGGCGGAGATACtgcaagaggaagaagatggaaGAGGCTGAGGCAGAGGCCGTGCCCATGTCAACCACTGGAAGTTCATCCTCCATGGGGGCTGCGTTTCTTGTCACGAAGTTTGCGGCTAGTGCGCTGCGCACCATACACAGGAACAGGAACACGAGGATTAGGGAATTGGTAAAGCTGCAGAAGCCTCCTGAGCCTGATTTCACTGCGGAAGATGCTGATTGA
- the LOC103851674 gene encoding probable cyclic nucleotide-gated ion channel 5 isoform X1: protein MTFASLPYHFCRASDRGLSRSSVIELAIMAGKPQTFVSVDDLDFKLPSSSSLTRQHNYSSSISGPLHPIQGSHNTSGSFKKRFQKGSKGLKSIGRSLGFGVYRAVFPEDLKVSEKKIFDPQDKTLLFCNKLFVISCILSVFVDPFFFYLPVIDGESKCLGIDRKLAITATTFRTFIDVFYLAHMALQLRTAYIAPSSRVFGRGELVIDPAQIAKRYLQRWFIIDFLSVLPVPQIVVWRFLQSSRGSDVLATKQALLFIVLVQYIPRFLRVLPLTSELKRTAGVFAETAWAGAAYYLMLYMLASHIVGAFWYLLALERNDACWQEACSDAGKKICTTGFLYCGNQNMDGYDVWNKTKEAVLESRCRADLDDPNPPFDFGIYTQALSSGIVSSQKFITKYCYCLWWGLQNLSTLGQGLETSTYPLEIMFSITLAISGLILFALLIGNMQTYLQSLTIRLEEMRVKRRDSEQWMHHRMLPQDLRQRVRRYDQYKWLETRGVDEEYLVQNLPKDLRRDIKRHLCLALVRRVPLFESMDDKLLDAICMRLKPCLFTESTYLVREGDPVDEMLFIIRGRLESVTTDGGRSGFFNYSLLKEGEFCGEELLTWALDPKSGVNLPSSTRTVKALTEVEAFALASEELKFVASQFRRLHSRQVQHTFRFYSHQWRTWAACFIQAAWRRYCKRKKMEEAEAEAVPMSTTGSSSSMGAAFLVTKFAASALRTIHRNRNTRIRELVKLQKPPEPDFTAEDAD from the exons ATGACTTTTGCTTCACTACCTTACCATTtctg TAGAGCTAGTGATCGTGGACTTAGTCGTTCAAGCGTTATAGAGTTAGCAATCATGGCAGGCAAACCACAAACTTTTGTGAG CGTGGATGATCTGGACTTTAAGctgccatcatcatcatctctaaCCCGCCAACACAACTACTCCTCAAGTATCAGTGGACCACTCCACCCCATTCAAGGAAGCCACAACACATCTGGATCCTTCAAGAAACGTTTCCAAAAAGGTTCCAAAGGACTTAAATCCATAGGCCGTTCGCTTGGTTTCGGTGTTTATAGAGCTGTCTTCCCTGAAGACCTCAAAGTATCCgagaagaagatatttgatCCTCAGGACAAAACTCTCTTGTTCTGCAATAAGCTGTTTGTTATCTCGTGTATTCTCTCGGTGTTCGTGGACCCTTTCTTCTTCTACCTTCCTGTGATCGATGGTGAGTCCAAGTGCCTCGGTATTGACCGGAAGCTTGCTATCACGGCGACTACGTTTAGGACTTTCATCGATGTGTTTTATCTCGCTCACATGGCTCTCCAGCTTAGGACTGCTTATATTGCACCCTCCTCCAGGGTCTTTGGGCGTGGTGAGCTTGTGATAGATCCTGCGCAGATAGCAAAGAGATATTTGCAGCGGTGGTTTATCATTGATTTCCTCTCTGTACTTCCTGTCCCTCAG aTTGTAGTGTGGAGGTTCTTGCAAAGCTCAAGGGGATCAGATGTATTGGCTACAAAGCAGGCCTTGCTTTTCATTGTTTTGGTTCAGTATATACCGCGGTTTCTTCGTGTCTTGCCCTTGACATCAGAACTGAAAAGGACAGCAGGTGTCTTTGCAGAGACTGCTTGGGCTGGTGCTGCTTATTATCTGATGTTATATATGCTTGCAAGTCAT ATAGTTGGAGCGTTTTGGTACCTTTTAGCGTTAGAACGCAACGATGCCTGTTGGCAGGAGGCTTGTAGTGACGCAGGGAAGAAAATTTGCACAACAGGTTTCTTGTACTGTGGGAATCAAAACATGGACGGCTATGATGTTTGGAACAAGACCAAAGAAGCTGTTCTTGAGTCCAGGTGCCGCGCTGACCTCGATGATCCTAATCCTCCATTTGACTTTGGGATTTATACACAAGCTTTATCTTCTGGCATTGTCTCCTCTCAAAAGTTCATCACAAAGTATTGTTATTGCTTGTGGTGGGGCCTTCAGAACTTGAG TACACTTGGACAAGGGCTTGAAACCAGTACATACCCATTGGAGATTATGTTCTCCATCACTCTGGCCATCTCCGGGTTGATTCTCTTTGCTCTCCTCATCGGAAACATGCAG ACATATCTCCAATCTCTTACCATCCGGCTGGAAGAAATGAGAGTGAAGAGGCGTGATTCAGAACAATGGATGCATCACAGGATGTTACCACAAGATCTTAGGCAGCGTGTGAGACGCTATGACCAGTATAAATGGCTGGAGACACGTGGTGTAGATGAAGAGTATCTCGTTCAGAATCTCCCCAAGGATCTCAGGAGAGACATCAAGCGCCATCTTTGTCTTGCTTTAGTGCGCAGG GTTCCATTGTTTGAGAGCATGGACGACAAGCTTCTTGATGCGATCTGCATGCGGCTAAAACCATGCTTGTTCACAGAGAGCACCTACTTAGTCCGAGAAGGAGACCCTGTAGACGAGATGCTATTCATCATACGTGGCCGCCTCGAGAGTGTGACAACAGATGGAGGCAGGAGCGGTTTCTTCAACTACAGTCTCCTCAAAGAAGGAGAGTTCTGCGGTGAAGAGCTTCTGACATGGGCACTGGATCCAAAATCAGGTGTGAACCTCCCGTCTTCCACCAGAACCGTGAAGGCTCTGACAGAGGTAGAGGCCTTTGCGCTGGCCTCAGAGGAGCTGAAGTTTGTAGCGAGCCAGTTCAGGCGTTTACATAGCAGGCAAGTGCAGCACACGTTCAGGTTTTACTCTCACCAGTGGAGGACTTGGGCTGCTTGCTTTATCCAGGCTGCATGGCGGAGATACtgcaagaggaagaagatggaaGAGGCTGAGGCAGAGGCCGTGCCCATGTCAACCACTGGAAGTTCATCCTCCATGGGGGCTGCGTTTCTTGTCACGAAGTTTGCGGCTAGTGCGCTGCGCACCATACACAGGAACAGGAACACGAGGATTAGGGAATTGGTAAAGCTGCAGAAGCCTCCTGAGCCTGATTTCACTGCGGAAGATGCTGATTGA